In the Luteitalea sp. genome, one interval contains:
- a CDS encoding methyltransferase domain-containing protein, which yields MRIWLGIDLFLTDWKRWKKRVRNAPWKLKLAGAQLGDRSLVSRRPKDWRAHFSRRLSGSGIEIGALSRPLQTHPGMTVRYVDRHDLSELRAEYHELHLFPFTAPDIVDDAHTLGTLPDASEDFLIAAHLLEHMRDPLGALAAWCRVVRPGGLVYLILPDKRATFDRFRERTPLEHMIRDYREPSRERDAEHFLDFVITVLSKQGQAAIDEARRLERIDYSIHFHVFQPADIVMLIRWFARHVRPIEIVEGPVSYPFSDEFHTLLRVL from the coding sequence GTGCGCATTTGGTTGGGAATCGACCTATTTCTCACGGACTGGAAGCGATGGAAGAAGCGTGTTCGCAATGCGCCCTGGAAGCTGAAATTGGCGGGGGCGCAGCTCGGCGACAGGAGCTTGGTGTCACGGCGGCCGAAGGACTGGCGCGCACACTTCTCACGTCGGCTCAGCGGATCGGGGATCGAGATTGGTGCGCTTTCCAGGCCGCTTCAGACGCACCCAGGGATGACGGTGCGCTATGTGGACCGCCACGATCTCTCCGAGTTACGGGCGGAGTACCACGAGCTCCATTTGTTTCCCTTCACCGCGCCAGACATCGTTGACGATGCCCATACCCTCGGCACGCTGCCGGACGCGTCCGAAGACTTCCTGATTGCCGCCCACCTCCTCGAGCACATGCGCGATCCCCTCGGGGCGCTCGCGGCCTGGTGCCGTGTGGTGCGCCCCGGCGGGTTGGTCTACTTGATCCTGCCGGACAAGCGGGCGACCTTCGATCGCTTTCGGGAGCGCACACCGCTCGAGCACATGATCCGGGACTACCGGGAGCCGTCTCGAGAGAGGGACGCCGAGCACTTCCTGGACTTCGTCATCACTGTCCTCTCGAAGCAGGGACAGGCTGCGATCGATGAAGCGAGGCGGCTGGAACGGATCGACTACAGCATCCATTTCCACGTCTTCCAGCCGGCCGACATCGTCATGCTGATCCGCTGGTTCGCGCGACACGTCCGCCCGATCGAGATCGTCGAAGGTCCAGTGAGCTATCCCTTCTCAGACGAGTTCCACACGCTGCTACGGGTGCTATGA
- a CDS encoding radical SAM protein, with translation MTLGSLPDRLLRHVRLRSRLVGHIDRVDSGAIVGWAADLGHAGRRLVVECCHNGRVLVSGVANEFREDLRAAGVGDGAHGFNCSLPDSCADIRDLHVRVRIQSSETWLRHQDGSEVPVDMSEFLWFVAADVVNNCNLRCPFCVVDYSAVTKTELMTEETYRAVLRLIRCVPDGQFFLSCLHEPTLHPRLSQFLELVPDDARKKVFFTTNLARPLGEADFRSWARSGLHHINVSLDTLDAERFAVLRKFGRIEVFKKNLDLMTSVFRQTPGAPPLRYITMAFKSNVDELPEIVRHSREHWLASENEIRYTFNVAHITDDFRRREYLHKDDWDLLTDRLHRTGYPVLISYPPEEDYEEKTLPSQNYYEFQGPTGDPAYLRLLRPLGLRVRPDGTVFVGGAEDALRVNINALDDPVPFFRALSRQCQPRRPT, from the coding sequence ATGACGCTCGGCTCTCTCCCCGATCGGCTCCTGCGGCACGTGCGTCTCCGGTCGCGGCTCGTCGGTCACATCGACCGTGTCGACTCCGGCGCGATCGTTGGATGGGCTGCCGACCTAGGGCACGCGGGCCGCCGGCTGGTCGTCGAATGCTGCCACAATGGCCGAGTGCTCGTCTCGGGCGTTGCCAACGAGTTCCGTGAGGATCTCAGGGCTGCCGGCGTTGGCGATGGCGCACACGGATTCAATTGCAGCCTACCCGACAGCTGCGCAGACATTCGCGACCTTCACGTTCGCGTCCGCATCCAGAGCTCGGAGACATGGCTACGGCACCAGGATGGCTCCGAGGTCCCGGTCGACATGAGCGAGTTCCTCTGGTTCGTGGCTGCGGACGTCGTCAACAACTGCAATCTGCGCTGCCCCTTCTGCGTTGTGGACTACAGCGCCGTCACGAAGACGGAGCTGATGACCGAGGAGACATACCGCGCCGTGCTGCGGTTGATCCGGTGCGTGCCCGATGGGCAGTTCTTTCTCTCGTGCCTGCACGAGCCCACGCTGCACCCGAGACTGAGCCAGTTTCTCGAGCTCGTTCCCGACGACGCGCGTAAGAAGGTGTTCTTCACGACGAATCTGGCGAGACCACTCGGAGAGGCCGATTTCAGATCCTGGGCGCGATCCGGGCTCCACCACATCAACGTCTCGCTCGATACGCTCGACGCCGAGCGCTTCGCCGTGCTACGCAAGTTCGGGCGCATCGAGGTCTTCAAGAAGAATCTCGATCTGATGACGTCGGTGTTTCGGCAGACGCCTGGTGCGCCGCCGCTGCGCTACATCACCATGGCGTTCAAATCGAACGTCGACGAGCTTCCGGAAATCGTTCGGCACTCGCGCGAGCATTGGCTGGCGAGCGAGAACGAGATTCGCTATACGTTCAACGTCGCGCACATCACCGACGACTTTCGCCGCCGAGAATATCTGCACAAGGACGACTGGGATCTGCTCACGGATCGGCTCCACCGAACTGGTTACCCGGTGCTCATCTCGTATCCGCCCGAGGAGGACTACGAGGAGAAAACGCTGCCCTCGCAGAACTATTACGAGTTCCAGGGCCCAACGGGCGATCCAGCCTATCTGCGGCTCCTGAGGCCGCTCGGTCTCCGCGTGCGCCCCGACGGCACCGTGTTCGTCGGGGGCGCGGAGGACGCGCTGCGGGTCAACATCAACGCCCTGGATGATCCGGTCCCCTTCTTTCGCGCCCTGTCGAGACAGTGTCAGCCCCGGCGCCCGACCTGA
- the lepB gene encoding signal peptidase I: MVQSEFYPEDERRQGDGDSGQPHADQTAPGVSEAVAGDPAPGPPSGQGVALEAPHVAARTPDAAVADVQSGWAVPAPLPIEPSYSGDIQPGALPPVADATQTGRAAGASIGASQFWKRFADEVFTWFKTLASAAVYATLIVTFGLQVARVEGQSMAPTLADQDRLIVNKLVYRMHDPEPGDIVMLWFPQNPEKSFVKRVIGGPGDEVQVVDGHVFVNKVPVRDDYVPREYRGHDDWGPELIPDGYYFVLGDHRNNSSDSRHWGWVPKKYVIGKVQLRWWPVGHARIFE, encoded by the coding sequence CTGGTTCAGTCGGAATTTTATCCTGAGGATGAAAGACGCCAAGGCGACGGAGATTCCGGTCAGCCGCACGCAGACCAAACGGCTCCGGGAGTATCTGAAGCTGTAGCCGGAGATCCGGCGCCCGGCCCGCCGAGCGGGCAGGGCGTCGCGCTCGAGGCTCCACATGTGGCGGCGCGGACTCCTGACGCGGCGGTTGCCGACGTCCAGTCCGGTTGGGCGGTGCCCGCCCCGTTGCCCATCGAGCCCTCGTACAGCGGCGACATCCAACCTGGCGCGCTCCCCCCTGTCGCTGACGCGACGCAGACAGGGCGCGCTGCAGGCGCATCCATCGGCGCCTCCCAGTTCTGGAAGCGCTTTGCGGACGAGGTCTTCACCTGGTTCAAGACCCTCGCGTCAGCCGCCGTCTACGCCACGCTCATCGTCACCTTTGGATTGCAGGTGGCGCGGGTGGAAGGGCAAAGCATGGCGCCCACGCTGGCAGACCAGGATCGGCTCATTGTCAACAAACTGGTCTACCGCATGCACGATCCCGAGCCGGGTGACATCGTGATGCTCTGGTTTCCGCAGAACCCAGAAAAGTCGTTCGTCAAGCGCGTCATCGGCGGCCCGGGTGATGAGGTCCAGGTGGTCGACGGCCATGTCTTCGTCAACAAGGTGCCAGTCCGGGACGACTATGTGCCCCGAGAGTATCGAGGGCACGACGATTGGGGTCCCGAGCTGATTCCGGATGGCTACTACTTCGTGCTCGGCGACCATCGCAACAACAGCTCAGACAGCCGCCATTGGGGCTGGGTGCCAAAGAAGTATGTCATCGGGAAGGTGCAGTTGCGCTGGTGGCCGGTTGGGCATGCGCGGATCTTTGAGTGA
- a CDS encoding response regulator, translating to MKVRALVVDDEELAREELCFLLRGLDDVEVVGLASNGLEALGMLQTLAPDVVFLDVQMPGMNGFEVARRILQGEAPTEIVFVTAFDQYALDAFQVNAVDYLLKPVDLARLEQAVGRAKRRVASDRGSPGLANQELERLVQMVTGRQSRPSPQLAVRVGERFVLTQADEVIYASLANEVVTIVASSLSGTASCRTLDELQAQLDPDVFWRVHRSYLVNINKIKEIVPWFSRNFILRMKDAKATEIPVSRTQTKRLREYLKL from the coding sequence ATGAAGGTTCGCGCACTGGTCGTCGACGATGAGGAGCTCGCGCGTGAGGAGCTGTGCTTCCTCCTGCGTGGCCTGGATGACGTGGAGGTCGTCGGCCTCGCCTCCAATGGTCTCGAAGCGTTGGGCATGCTCCAAACGCTGGCGCCGGACGTCGTGTTCCTCGACGTCCAGATGCCGGGTATGAACGGCTTCGAAGTAGCTCGGCGCATCCTCCAGGGTGAGGCGCCGACCGAGATCGTCTTCGTCACGGCGTTCGACCAATACGCGCTCGACGCCTTCCAGGTGAACGCCGTGGACTACTTACTCAAGCCGGTCGATCTCGCGCGGCTCGAGCAGGCGGTCGGGCGCGCGAAGCGGCGTGTCGCGTCGGATCGAGGGTCGCCGGGGCTGGCGAACCAGGAGCTGGAACGGCTCGTCCAAATGGTGACGGGTCGACAGTCGCGCCCCAGCCCCCAGCTTGCCGTCCGTGTGGGCGAGCGTTTCGTGCTCACACAAGCCGACGAGGTCATTTACGCGTCGCTGGCCAACGAAGTGGTTACTATCGTAGCCAGCTCTCTCAGCGGAACGGCGAGCTGCCGTACGCTGGATGAGCTACAAGCTCAACTGGACCCAGATGTTTTCTGGCGCGTCCATCGCTCGTATCTGGTAAATATAAATAAGATTAAGGAGATCGTCCCCTGGTTCAGTCGGAATTTTATCCTGAGGATGAAAGACGCCAAGGCGACGGAGATTCCGGTCAGCCGCACGCAGACCAAACGGCTCCGGGAGTATCTGAAGCTGTAG
- a CDS encoding sensor histidine kinase encodes MLDSPRVPHGPTFLSANQVLLTTLLVQLAVVAVVATMLVRFWRFRRILLSERRPWSDRLVFAVALGVPLSLGVVSRLLLGYNAADVSLAGPFLAGLIAGPYAGALVGVMVGLPAFAAHEIIAVPFAVGCGFAGGGLRELCPKEAIWHFSPFVFTRVLRYLWAALRRFEVDWQIALIAAPIGLELLRQALGRRFGEERLFYLPADSPWLLVLVLVGTMLSVAIPIKIWNNARIEHKLEEQEKLLMAARIQSLTNQINPHFLFNTLASISSLIRSQPETARLLIIRLSMLLRRLLRSQDHFVTLRDELSAVDEYLDIECVRFGASLQVDKDIAPDTLAQVVPSMILQPLVENSIKHGLANKIGGGRVLIRSSRYRGQTVVEVIDNGLGMTREQIDSALTRGGRGIGLQNVNERLHVIYGAHCRLSIHSIPGEGTLLRLEIPEAVLPDRRSA; translated from the coding sequence ATGTTAGACTCGCCTAGAGTGCCGCACGGGCCCACGTTTCTCTCGGCCAATCAGGTCCTGCTGACCACGCTGCTCGTCCAGCTCGCCGTTGTGGCCGTGGTCGCCACGATGCTGGTGCGATTCTGGCGGTTCCGTCGCATCCTCTTGTCCGAGCGGCGGCCGTGGTCCGACCGCCTGGTCTTTGCCGTCGCGCTGGGTGTGCCGCTGTCGCTCGGCGTCGTCTCGCGTCTCTTGCTTGGGTACAATGCGGCGGACGTGTCGCTGGCAGGCCCGTTTCTGGCCGGCCTCATCGCGGGCCCCTACGCTGGCGCGCTCGTGGGCGTCATGGTCGGCCTCCCTGCCTTCGCCGCGCATGAGATCATTGCGGTGCCGTTCGCCGTTGGTTGTGGCTTTGCCGGCGGTGGCTTGCGTGAGCTTTGTCCCAAAGAAGCGATCTGGCACTTTTCACCGTTCGTCTTCACGCGCGTGCTGCGGTACCTCTGGGCGGCGCTGCGCCGATTCGAGGTCGACTGGCAGATCGCCCTCATCGCCGCGCCGATCGGTCTGGAGCTGCTGCGCCAAGCCCTCGGGCGGCGCTTCGGCGAGGAGCGTCTCTTCTACCTGCCGGCGGATTCGCCATGGCTCCTGGTGCTGGTACTCGTGGGCACGATGCTCTCGGTCGCGATCCCCATCAAGATTTGGAACAATGCGCGGATCGAGCACAAGCTGGAGGAGCAGGAAAAGCTGCTGATGGCAGCGCGCATCCAGTCACTGACCAACCAGATCAACCCCCATTTCCTCTTCAACACGCTCGCCTCGATCTCGTCGTTGATTCGATCGCAGCCCGAAACCGCGCGGCTCCTGATCATTCGTCTCTCGATGTTGCTGCGCCGGCTGCTTCGCAGCCAGGATCACTTCGTCACGCTTCGCGACGAGCTGTCGGCCGTGGACGAATACCTCGATATCGAGTGCGTGCGCTTCGGCGCGAGCCTGCAGGTCGACAAGGACATCGCGCCGGACACGCTGGCGCAAGTCGTGCCGAGCATGATCCTCCAGCCCCTGGTCGAGAATTCCATCAAGCACGGGCTGGCGAACAAGATTGGCGGCGGGCGCGTGCTCATCCGGAGCAGTCGCTATCGAGGACAAACGGTCGTTGAAGTCATCGACAATGGGCTCGGGATGACGCGGGAGCAGATCGACAGCGCCCTCACGCGTGGCGGGCGTGGTATCGGCCTGCAAAACGTGAACGAGCGGTTGCACGTGATCTACGGTGCGCACTGCCGGCTCTCGATTCACAGTATCCCGGGTGAAGGCACGCTCCTGCGGCTCGAGATTCCAGAGGCCGTCTTGCCCGATCGCCGGAGCGCTTGA
- the nuoI gene encoding NADH-quinone oxidoreductase subunit NuoI, with amino-acid sequence MIRPFIIGFATTLKHMFKKPVSVNYPDQKVPMFPRWRGKQVLMRDEDGLEKCVACGLCAVACPADAIYLEAAENDGTVMAGPRYAKVYQIHNTRCIFCGYCEEACPVGAIFMGKDYELAVYSKDDFIWDKEDLLIPPAEHDPKMPVAAR; translated from the coding sequence ATGATTCGCCCCTTCATCATCGGGTTTGCGACCACGCTCAAGCACATGTTCAAGAAGCCAGTGAGCGTGAACTACCCTGACCAGAAGGTCCCAATGTTCCCCCGCTGGCGTGGCAAGCAGGTCTTGATGCGCGACGAGGACGGCCTCGAGAAGTGTGTCGCCTGCGGGCTCTGCGCCGTCGCGTGTCCGGCGGATGCGATTTACCTCGAGGCGGCCGAAAACGATGGCACCGTCATGGCGGGACCTCGGTACGCGAAGGTTTATCAGATCCACAACACGCGCTGCATCTTCTGCGGATACTGCGAAGAGGCCTGCCCGGTTGGCGCCATCTTCATGGGCAAGGACTACGAGCTCGCCGTCTACAGCAAAGACGACTTCATCTGGGACAAAGAAGACCTTCTGATCCCGCCTGCCGAGCACGATCCAAAGATGCCTGTCGCGGCCCGATAA
- a CDS encoding bifunctional homocysteine S-methyltransferase/methylenetetrahydrofolate reductase: MQSFREALEERVLICDGAMGTELYARGVFLNRCFDELNLTRPDLVADVHKEYVRAGVDLIETNTFGANRVKLASFGLVERLREINVAASQLARHAAHGTTFVAGSVGPLGIRVEPWGKTGLDEAEEYFREQAEALAEGGVDLFILETFRDVNELGAAVRAVGRVSQAPVVALLTTGEDGSTHDGVPPEEFTPQLEAFGADVIGVNCGVGPAAMLDTIERMAALTGRRLAAQPNAGRPRDIEGRNIYLCSPEYMASYASRFVQGGVRLVGGCCGTTPEHVRQIRAAVHHASVARAVRPADLSAEARSAKAEARHAKAGGAPSGRAARPSVTPVPRAEKSRVASAFARGDFVVGVQLVPPRGHACTALLDAARTAKARGADFVYVPEHGNGVARMSAIAAALLVEQQAGIETLLQYACRDHSLPAIQADLLGAHAMGLRNVLLVTGEPIRHHDYPDATLVFDVDSIGLTNAVARLNQGEDVGGQPIGPPTGFHIGVTANPTAVVLEQEVRRYRYKVEAGAEFLVLQPIFDVENLTAFMERLGRPRLPAVATVQLLGSVRDAEELAHEVPGVHVPARVLERMTAAEAAGSEVETGLEIARELVDALRPLTQGVLIAPARDQVEHALGLLVEGRSHRGAAGCSQVRSTV, translated from the coding sequence ATGCAGAGCTTCCGCGAAGCGCTCGAGGAGCGCGTGCTCATCTGCGATGGCGCGATGGGCACGGAGCTCTACGCGCGCGGGGTGTTCCTCAATCGTTGCTTCGACGAGCTGAACCTGACGCGTCCGGACTTGGTTGCGGACGTTCACAAGGAGTACGTCCGCGCGGGCGTCGACCTCATCGAGACGAACACATTTGGCGCCAACCGTGTCAAGCTGGCATCGTTTGGCCTGGTCGAGCGGCTGCGCGAGATCAACGTGGCCGCGTCGCAGCTCGCACGCCACGCCGCGCACGGGACCACCTTCGTTGCCGGATCGGTGGGACCGCTCGGCATTCGCGTGGAGCCGTGGGGGAAGACGGGGCTCGACGAGGCGGAAGAGTACTTTCGCGAGCAGGCGGAGGCGCTCGCCGAGGGCGGTGTCGATCTGTTCATCCTCGAGACGTTCCGGGACGTCAATGAGCTCGGCGCCGCCGTCAGGGCGGTCGGTCGCGTGTCCCAAGCGCCGGTCGTGGCGCTGCTGACAACCGGTGAGGACGGCAGCACCCACGACGGCGTCCCCCCCGAGGAGTTCACACCGCAGCTCGAGGCGTTTGGCGCGGACGTCATCGGCGTGAACTGCGGCGTAGGACCCGCGGCCATGCTGGACACCATCGAGCGCATGGCGGCACTGACCGGGCGCCGGCTCGCCGCGCAGCCCAATGCCGGCAGGCCGCGCGACATCGAGGGGCGCAACATCTATCTCTGCTCGCCAGAGTACATGGCGTCCTACGCGAGCCGGTTCGTCCAGGGCGGCGTGCGCCTCGTGGGCGGCTGCTGCGGCACGACGCCTGAGCACGTGCGCCAGATTCGGGCGGCGGTGCACCATGCTTCGGTAGCGCGGGCGGTCAGGCCGGCCGACTTGTCCGCCGAAGCGCGAAGCGCGAAGGCGGAAGCGCGACACGCGAAGGCGGGAGGCGCGCCCTCCGGCAGGGCCGCTCGACCCTCGGTGACACCGGTGCCACGGGCCGAGAAGTCACGCGTGGCCTCCGCCTTTGCGCGTGGCGACTTCGTGGTCGGCGTTCAGCTGGTGCCGCCTCGCGGCCATGCGTGTACCGCCCTTTTGGACGCGGCTCGCACGGCGAAGGCCCGCGGCGCCGACTTCGTCTACGTACCGGAGCATGGCAACGGCGTCGCGCGCATGAGCGCGATTGCCGCCGCGCTGTTGGTGGAGCAACAGGCGGGTATCGAGACACTGCTGCAATACGCCTGTCGGGACCACAGCTTGCCCGCCATTCAGGCGGACCTCCTGGGTGCGCACGCGATGGGACTGCGCAACGTCCTGCTCGTCACCGGCGAGCCCATCAGACATCATGATTATCCCGATGCCACCCTGGTCTTCGACGTCGACTCGATCGGGCTGACCAATGCCGTCGCGAGGCTCAATCAGGGAGAAGACGTCGGCGGCCAGCCCATCGGCCCCCCCACCGGCTTCCATATTGGCGTCACCGCCAATCCCACAGCCGTCGTGCTCGAACAGGAAGTCCGCCGTTATCGCTACAAGGTCGAGGCGGGTGCCGAGTTCCTGGTCCTGCAGCCAATCTTCGATGTCGAGAATCTGACTGCGTTCATGGAGCGGCTCGGTCGGCCGCGCCTGCCGGCCGTTGCAACGGTTCAGCTGCTCGGGAGCGTGCGGGATGCCGAAGAGCTTGCACATGAGGTGCCGGGCGTGCATGTGCCGGCGCGCGTTCTCGAGCGCATGACGGCTGCCGAGGCGGCGGGCTCGGAGGTCGAGACAGGGCTCGAGATTGCACGCGAGCTCGTCGACGCGCTTCGACCCCTCACGCAAGGCGTGCTGATCGCGCCAGCGCGCGACCAGGTCGAGCACGCCCTCGGCCTCTTGGTCGAAGGGCGCTCGCATCGTGGCGCAGCAGGTTGCTCGCAGGTGCGCAGCACTGTATAG
- a CDS encoding methyltransferase domain-containing protein, with amino-acid sequence MTLFPRERASRDDDVLTSSDAATRALSVTVVENEFVEGVYEKLASVYDLTFGPALQPGRIRAIQRMGIKPGDAILEVGVGTGSNLSLYPRYGDVVGIDFSGSMLEKARERVFRERMSHVRLLQMDAADLRFADRRFDIVYAPYLISVVPDPVRVAREMRRVCRPGGRIVFLNHFLSSNPILSRVERILSPLTVHIGFRADLDLAAFLAQAELTPSSIEKVNVPRIWSLVTCVEDH; translated from the coding sequence ATGACGTTGTTTCCCCGTGAGAGGGCCAGTCGCGACGATGACGTTTTGACCAGCTCGGATGCGGCGACGCGGGCGCTTTCAGTCACCGTCGTCGAAAACGAGTTCGTCGAAGGCGTCTACGAGAAGCTCGCCTCGGTGTACGACCTGACCTTCGGCCCCGCGCTCCAGCCTGGCCGCATTCGCGCCATCCAGCGCATGGGGATCAAGCCCGGTGACGCCATCCTGGAAGTAGGCGTCGGTACTGGCAGCAACCTCTCGCTCTATCCGCGGTACGGTGACGTGGTGGGCATCGACTTCTCTGGCTCGATGCTGGAGAAGGCACGCGAGCGGGTCTTTCGCGAGCGGATGTCTCACGTCCGGCTCCTCCAAATGGACGCTGCCGATCTGAGGTTTGCCGATCGACGCTTCGATATCGTCTATGCGCCGTACCTCATTAGCGTCGTCCCGGATCCGGTGCGCGTCGCCCGCGAGATGCGCCGTGTCTGTCGGCCCGGTGGGCGCATCGTCTTCCTGAACCATTTCCTCAGCAGTAACCCCATCCTGTCCCGTGTGGAGCGGATTTTGTCGCCGCTCACGGTCCACATCGGCTTTCGAGCAGATCTCGATCTGGCGGCGTTCCTTGCGCAAGCGGAGCTGACGCCGAGCTCGATCGAGAAGGTCAACGTTCCGCGCATCTGGTCTCTCGTGACCTGCGTCGAGGACCATTGA
- a CDS encoding methyltransferase domain-containing protein produces MPRKLAGYGVFLRQVIRRRHTTGAVVPSGRPLASALCRYVGVAPTPQRILEVGPGTGAVTTTLVERLRADDDLCLVEVNETFVAYLRATFSERGTLRSKATRIAIVHGRVEDLVGERYDVIISGLPLNNFAPSEVDQILQGFGRLLKPGGVLSFFEYIAVRSAKAWVSSRRERDRLRAIDGTLRRTLNEGEFRRDWVWANVPPAWVHHIRF; encoded by the coding sequence ATGCCACGCAAGCTGGCCGGCTACGGCGTCTTCCTCCGGCAGGTCATTCGACGGCGCCACACGACCGGCGCGGTGGTGCCGAGCGGCCGCCCGCTCGCCTCTGCGCTCTGCCGCTACGTCGGCGTGGCTCCCACGCCGCAACGGATCCTGGAGGTCGGACCAGGCACCGGTGCCGTCACCACGACGCTCGTCGAGCGCCTGCGCGCCGACGATGATCTCTGTCTGGTGGAGGTCAACGAGACGTTCGTGGCGTACTTACGAGCGACCTTCAGCGAACGCGGGACGTTACGGTCCAAGGCAACCCGGATTGCCATTGTTCATGGTCGCGTCGAGGATCTGGTGGGTGAGCGCTACGATGTGATTATTTCCGGCCTGCCGTTGAACAACTTTGCTCCGTCCGAGGTCGATCAGATCCTCCAGGGATTTGGACGGCTGCTCAAGCCGGGCGGCGTGCTTTCCTTCTTCGAGTACATCGCGGTGCGCTCGGCAAAGGCGTGGGTAAGCTCGCGGAGAGAACGCGATCGGCTGCGCGCAATCGACGGGACCCTGCGGCGGACGCTCAATGAGGGCGAGTTTCGGCGCGACTGGGTCTGGGCCAACGTCCCGCCGGCCTGGGTTCACCACATTCGATTCTGA
- a CDS encoding M20/M25/M40 family metallo-hydrolase has translation MICLLEHCRAREEWLIATIEDLARNESPSVDKGAADRCGRQLVAHLRSLGAHVDIVAQETVGDIVMADFGAGSRQVLLLGHYDTVWPVGTLARMPVDRSDGRLFGPGVLDMKAGLGIAMLAACAVVQCGAASGTRLRLLITSDEEIGSDASRALVEREARESIAVLVLEPSLSGGGLKTSRKGVGEFVIEVAGVAAHAGVDPGAGASAITELAHQILSVQRLADPSRGTTVNVGVIDGGTRANVVAERARAIVDVRVTTAAEAERMSRALAELAAFVPGTSVTVSGGLNRPPMERGPHIAELFATALEAASELGLTLTEGSTGGASDGNFTAALGVPTLDGIGAVGEGPHARHEHVILDALVPRAALVAGVIARVVGASAEGPDGP, from the coding sequence ATGATTTGCTTGCTGGAGCACTGCCGCGCGCGGGAGGAGTGGCTGATCGCGACGATCGAAGATCTGGCGCGAAATGAATCGCCGAGTGTCGACAAAGGTGCCGCCGATCGCTGCGGCCGTCAGCTCGTCGCCCACCTCCGGTCGCTCGGCGCCCACGTCGACATTGTCGCGCAAGAGACCGTGGGAGATATCGTGATGGCGGACTTCGGTGCCGGCTCGCGCCAAGTGCTGCTCCTGGGCCATTACGACACGGTATGGCCGGTCGGCACGCTGGCGCGGATGCCGGTCGATCGGAGCGACGGGCGATTGTTCGGTCCGGGCGTGCTCGACATGAAGGCGGGTCTTGGCATTGCCATGCTCGCCGCGTGTGCGGTGGTGCAGTGTGGCGCCGCCAGTGGGACGCGGCTGCGTCTGTTGATCACGAGTGATGAAGAGATTGGCAGCGACGCGTCGCGGGCGCTCGTCGAACGCGAGGCGCGAGAGAGCATCGCAGTGCTGGTTCTCGAGCCCTCTCTATCCGGCGGCGGCCTCAAAACGAGCCGCAAGGGCGTGGGAGAGTTCGTGATCGAGGTCGCGGGCGTCGCGGCGCACGCCGGCGTGGACCCAGGCGCCGGAGCGAGCGCGATCACCGAGCTCGCCCATCAAATTCTCTCCGTGCAGCGCCTGGCGGATCCCTCGCGCGGGACGACTGTCAACGTCGGAGTGATCGACGGTGGTACTCGCGCGAACGTCGTGGCCGAGCGCGCTCGGGCGATCGTGGACGTCCGCGTGACGACCGCGGCAGAAGCGGAGCGGATGAGCCGCGCCTTGGCCGAACTGGCCGCCTTCGTGCCCGGTACCAGCGTGACCGTGAGTGGTGGCTTGAATCGTCCCCCGATGGAGCGCGGACCGCATATCGCAGAGCTCTTCGCGACAGCCTTGGAAGCCGCTTCCGAGCTCGGGCTCACCTTGACCGAGGGCTCGACTGGCGGCGCGTCGGATGGCAACTTTACGGCGGCGCTTGGCGTCCCCACACTCGACGGGATCGGTGCAGTGGGGGAGGGTCCTCATGCGCGGCACGAGCACGTCATCTTGGACGCATTGGTTCCGCGCGCCGCGCTCGTGGCGGGAGTGATTGCACGAGTGGTTGGCGCATCGGCGGAAGGGCCTGACGGGCCCTAG